The DNA window TGAAGCGCGAAACCATAGAAGACTCGGCCATCCGCCTCTTTGCCACCAAAGGGCTGGCCCGCACGACCATAAAGGATATCGCGGGCGAGGCCGGAGTCACCGAAGGCGCATTGTACCGCTATTACTCCGGCAAGGAAGAGATGGCCTGGAAGCTTTTCAACCGCGAGCTGGACCAGTTCACCCATCTTGTTTCCGAGGTCCTCTTCGACGACCGCATGCCTTTCGATCTGCGGCTGGGGCTCGCGATCCAGACCATTTACGACTATTACACATACAATGGCGACCAGTTCGCCTTCATCCTGCTGACCCAGCACGGCTTTCCCGAGGACAAGCTCCTGAGCCGCGAGACCGAGCCCATGGCCATGGCCGAACGCTTCGTCGGTCAGGCGGTGGGTGCGGGCGAGATTCCCCCCTGCGATGCCGACCTGCATGCGGGGCTGCTCATGGGCGCCATCCTGCAGCCTCTGGTTCTGCACCGCTACGGCAAGCTCGAACTTACCCCCGAAACACCCGCGCTGGTCACCACCTCCTGCCTGCGCATGCTGGGTCTGTGCTGAGCCATGGAAGCCGTCAAATCGAGCCATCGCCGTCTTCTGGGAATCCGTGGGTTCATGCCCTACCTCATGGTCGTTCTGATCAACGCCATGCTCGACCTCGGGCACAAGATCATCATCCAGAACACGGTCTTCAAATGCTATGACGGGTCCACGCAGATCGCGCTGACCGCCCTGGTCAACGCCTGCATCCTGCTGCCCTTCATCATGTTCTTCACTCCCGCCGGTTTTCTGTCCGACCGCTTCTCCAAGCACCGGGTCATGCGCTGGACCGCGGGCCTGGCCATACCGCTGACCGTGCTCATTTACGGCAGCTATCTGCTGGGCTGGTTCGAGGCGGCCTTTGTCCTGACCCTGATCCTGGCCGCGCAGTCGGCCTTCTATTCTCCTGCCAAGTACGGCTACATCAAGGAGATGGCGGGCAAGGACAACCTCGGCATGGCCAACGGCGTGGTCCAGGCCGTGACCATTGTCGCCATACTCCTCGGCGGGGTGCTCTTCTCCCTGCTTTTCGAGTCCCTCATCGGCGACGCGACGACCAAGGAAGGCATCCTGCAAGCCATCGCTCCAAGCGGCCTGCTGCTCATCGCCGGGGCCGTGGCGCAAACCCTGACGGCTCTGCGCATCCCGCAATACAAGCCGGGCGACGCCTCACTGCGCCTCGATTTCAGGACATATGCCAAAGGGACATATCTCAAGGAAAACTTGAAGAACATTCACGGCCATGAAACCATCTGGCTGTGCGTGCTCGGCCTGTCGCTCTTCTGGGCCGTCAATCAGGTCCTTTTTGCCGCCTTCGGCGCGCATCTCAAGGATTTCGCGGGCGTGACCTCCACCGTTGTCGCCCAGGGGCTGCTGGCCATCGGGGGCGTGGGCATCATCGCCGGTTCCATCACCGCCGGGCGGCTGTCGCGGACCTACATCGAGACCGGGATCATCCCGCTGGCCGCCCTGGGCATGACCCTCTGTCTGGCCATCATTCCCGGCATGAGCAACATTCCGGCCCTGGGCAGCCTGCTGGCCGTGTACGGCTTTTTCGGCGGCCTCTACGTGGTGCCGCTGAACGCGCTCATCCAGTTCAATGCCAAGGATTCGGACCTGGGCACCATTTTGGCCGGAAACAATTTTCTGCAGAACGTGTTCATGCTGTGCTTTCTGTGCGTGACCGTGCTGGCTTCCCTGACCGGACTTTCGAGCGTGCCCATCATCCTGGCCCTGGCCGCGATCATGGGGCTTGGATCTGTGCACACCCTGCGCAAGCTGCCCCAGGCCTTCATGCGTTTTTTGCTGCGAATCGTCTTTGCGCAGCGTTACCGGCTGGTCGTGAGCGGTCTGGAGAACATTCCGTCCCAGGGCGGGGTGCTGCTTCTTGGCAATCACACCAGCTGGATCGACTGGGCCGTGCTGCACCTGGCCGTGCCCCGGCCCGTGCGTTTCGTCATGTCGCGTCATTATTACAGCCGCTGGTATCTGCGCTGGTTTCTGGACCTCTACCGCGTCATCCCCATCTCATCCGCCGCCAGCAGCTCGGCCCTGCGCAAGATCACCGAGAATCTCAAGGCCGGGGAATGCGTGGTCCTGTTTCCCGAGGGCGCCATCAGCCGCAACGGCCAGCTCGGGGCCTTCAGGCGCGGCTACTGCATTCCGGCGGTCCAGAGCGAATGCGTCATCGTGCCCTTCTACCTGCGCGGCCTGTGGGGCAGCAGGTGGTCCGCCGTGAGCAGGCATTTCCGCCGCAACACCAACGGAGTCCTGGCGCGGGACGTCAACCTGTGCTTCGGCCCCGCCCTGCCGGCCTCGGCCACTCCCCAGGAGGTCAAGGACGCCGTGCATCGTCAGTCCATCCTGGCCTGGCAAGAGTTTGCCCGCACCCAGACCTCCATCCCGGAAAAATGGCTGCGCGCGGTCAAGCGCGCCCCGGCAAGGCTGGCCGTGGCCGACTCCAGCGGAGCCCAGGCCACGGGCGAAGAACTGTTTCTTTGCGCCCTGAAGCTTTCCAGCAAGCTCAAGACCCTGCCCGAAACGGCGGTGGGCATCCTGCTGCCGCCGGGTGTCAGGGGCGCGGCGGCGAACATGGCCGTGCTCATGGCCGGCAAGACGACCGTCAACCTTGATCCGGGATTGTCCGCCGAGGCCTTTGCGAGCTGCCTGCATCAGGCCGGGATCGAGACGGTGCTCAGCACCCGCGAGCACCTTGAAAGGTTGCGCGGCCGGGGATGCGCCGCTCTTCGAGACGACATGAGCTTCATGTTCGTGGATGACTGCCGGACATACCTGCGCGGCACGGCTCCGGCGCGCGCCCTGATCCGCCTTCTGCCGGTGGCGTTGCTGCGTTTCATCCTGCCCCTGCGCGTCAAGCCGGAGGCCACGGCCGCCATGATATTCGTGCAGAGAGAGGAGCGGATGCCGGTTGGCGTGCGCCTTGGACATTCCAGCATCATCACCAACGCCCGGCAGATAGCGT is part of the Desulfomicrobium macestii genome and encodes:
- a CDS encoding TetR/AcrR family transcriptional regulator — encoded protein: MSRPVMKRETIEDSAIRLFATKGLARTTIKDIAGEAGVTEGALYRYYSGKEEMAWKLFNRELDQFTHLVSEVLFDDRMPFDLRLGLAIQTIYDYYTYNGDQFAFILLTQHGFPEDKLLSRETEPMAMAERFVGQAVGAGEIPPCDADLHAGLLMGAILQPLVLHRYGKLELTPETPALVTTSCLRMLGLC
- a CDS encoding MFS transporter; amino-acid sequence: MEAVKSSHRRLLGIRGFMPYLMVVLINAMLDLGHKIIIQNTVFKCYDGSTQIALTALVNACILLPFIMFFTPAGFLSDRFSKHRVMRWTAGLAIPLTVLIYGSYLLGWFEAAFVLTLILAAQSAFYSPAKYGYIKEMAGKDNLGMANGVVQAVTIVAILLGGVLFSLLFESLIGDATTKEGILQAIAPSGLLLIAGAVAQTLTALRIPQYKPGDASLRLDFRTYAKGTYLKENLKNIHGHETIWLCVLGLSLFWAVNQVLFAAFGAHLKDFAGVTSTVVAQGLLAIGGVGIIAGSITAGRLSRTYIETGIIPLAALGMTLCLAIIPGMSNIPALGSLLAVYGFFGGLYVVPLNALIQFNAKDSDLGTILAGNNFLQNVFMLCFLCVTVLASLTGLSSVPIILALAAIMGLGSVHTLRKLPQAFMRFLLRIVFAQRYRLVVSGLENIPSQGGVLLLGNHTSWIDWAVLHLAVPRPVRFVMSRHYYSRWYLRWFLDLYRVIPISSAASSSALRKITENLKAGECVVLFPEGAISRNGQLGAFRRGYCIPAVQSECVIVPFYLRGLWGSRWSAVSRHFRRNTNGVLARDVNLCFGPALPASATPQEVKDAVHRQSILAWQEFARTQTSIPEKWLRAVKRAPARLAVADSSGAQATGEELFLCALKLSSKLKTLPETAVGILLPPGVRGAAANMAVLMAGKTTVNLDPGLSAEAFASCLHQAGIETVLSTREHLERLRGRGCAALRDDMSFMFVDDCRTYLRGTAPARALIRLLPVALLRFILPLRVKPEATAAMIFVQREERMPVGVRLGHSSIITNARQIASLFPPRGDDVLLTAMPLYDALGLTTTMFLPLLESVPMACAHDPFEARKMGRMCVDFEATMLCADPAMLEAYVVSPVLHPLMFASLRSVLSGGLALSDHCVQAFRHKFGLIVHDGYGTTETTPVATVNAPDVLNPLDLSVQQGRKPGTVGLPLPGSALRIVHPQTLTDLPHGESGRILIGGTQVMQGYLGRDDLTEKAVIETDGIRWFVTTDRGRLDEDGFLVLEIGQERS